In the Primulina tabacum isolate GXHZ01 chromosome 15, ASM2559414v2, whole genome shotgun sequence genome, AAAAGCTTTAGCACTTTTGCTATTAAGTGCAACACAAATTAATGAGTTAAAGCATTTACTCTCTCTCTTTCATTTGTATACTATTTGTGCAACGCAAAATATACTATGCCGTCAAGCCCAACACACCTCCACTAAATTTCTCTGTTCACCACGTTTTGAAACAAGAAAATGTATTGCAACAGCATGCAAAATCAAACAAATTTTACAATGAGCGCCTATCAATAACGGCTTCGAATCGAATTGAATGAAGATTTGATCTATGTATTCACATGATAACAATACCCCAGATTGACAATATACACAAAACAactaaagaaataaaataagtcTCCGAAAGTGCATCTTTAATAATTCACACGGCATTTCAAGCAACCTCAGCTTCGTATGGATATTAACGTGGATGCCGACCTTTGCTTTCCCACAACCTAAAAAGGAATGAATATAAATATTGATAACAGGCCACAaacattcatttaaatattattggACAATCAATATCCTTAAatgcttttaattttttatttatggtGTATAGATAGATGAGCAATAGATGCCCATAATGATATGGAGGACAGATTTTGCCTAAAGAAGTTAAAGCTCGGTGAATGTAGAACCTGCAAGGCAAGGTACTGCATGATCTAGAATTGCAATATTGCAGAAGATTCATAAACAAAACAATCATGTAGATGAACTTGACTTATTGAGAAGTTTGAGTTATGGAAATTTAGACCAGGAGCAGAACAATCAGGGGAAGGGGCGAACAGTTGACATGGAAAGCTAATACTCGAATGCGAGGTTTTAACAAACAGGTAAAATTGTGTAGCTGGCTCGCCCTAAACAAGTTTCAACTGAGTGTGGGCTTGGTTTCCCATGTTTGCATCAATCTTCCTCTTCATTATCCCCAAAAAACCGTGTAATGCGGCAGCCCAAAACAGAAATGACTATCACTCAGGGTGATAAAACATGCCCAACTTAATCACTTATGGTTAATTCAAGTGACAACGACCATCTTCAATTGCGGACGAACAGGGCTTGCTAGGGACTGTAATCCAATTTTCATCCGTATATTTTTCTTTCCAAACTAAGTCACCTCCATTATCATAACTCCTGTATCCTTCGCTGATTCTTAATCAATGCATGTATTGTTAATGCTCAATGAAACTAGCATGGGGAATGAAGCAGCTAAcaaagaacacataataatgttATCCCTGGAGGCCCAACAAGTAACAAGGAAGCACCGTGTTTGACTAAATCGCACAATAAGTTCACACTTCGGGACACTGCACGACCAACTCGGCAAGTTAAACCAATTATCACTCCTTTTCGATTTCTAATAGCACTGATACGGGTGCAAGGTTCCGCTGATGCCTGCTCGATTATCCACTACGAAATCTCCAACCTGTAACAAGTAAGATCAGCATTAGCAAACTGTTTTATTTCGCTATATGTTGCGTATGGAAAAAAAATCTTCACTCTTGCTTGAGCTACATGTCCAGAACAAATAAAAGGTTATCATCAATAATGAAATCAGCGTAAAAactgaaaatgaagaagaaaaaccaAGGGAAGGAACTGTCCCCTGTAACAAAGCCAACTCCACACGATATAGTAATGACAAGCGGTGACCAGAACAAACAATCAAAATCTCGGAAAacccaaaagaaaaaaaacatagCATGAGAGTTCCCGCCCAAAAccggaaaaaagaaaaaagaaagaacatCAGCTTACCTGTGAAGTCGGGCGTTGAATAGCCTCTGCAGTTATCGGTTGATTTGACAACACGAAATTTCCCGAGGGAAACCTGGCTAATGGCTTCCGGACCAAGTCCATGACAACCTCGATCAGAAATTGGAGTTCAGGATGCTCGGCCACCCTCCGCCGCATCTCCTCCGGTAAAATATACAGCAAACGTCCCACCTCCACACTGAAATCTTCATCATTAAACGTTAAATCGTCAGAAGAAATCTTATGTACCAACGAGAGTACTCGAGTAGAGACCACGAAGTTTCGGGCTGGAGAAATACCCGACCCGGGTAAAGTTTTCACAGATTGACCGCAGCAGAGGGGGGAGGTGAGAATTCGTTCGGGTTACCGGGAGTTTCGAGGGTCGAGCAAGGGAGGAGAGCCAATCATTCTTAGACCCAACATGTTTGGGGCAAAAGCCCATGTTTCCATTTTCAGCCCAATCACTAAAAATGGCATTTATTTCTGTTGGTAAAACGGAAGCCAAAAAAAATTACTGATTGCCCACAAACTTAAAACAAATTGTATGGAGAACCCAAATATTGTTCTCTTTTCGAAAACCCATTTCACATTTTTTAAATTCCAAAAACCTGAATTACGAAAAATGATCGATTCAAGTTGTTACAAGAATCTATTATAAGTCACTTCAACTAATGTGAGACTAAGGTATCATACACTAGGCTGGAAAAAATATAGGTGTAGTAAACAAAATAACATCAgtcaaactttttttttaaaaaaaaaaaactcaacttAATATACTAGGAAAAACTCAATCTTTTATAGAAAAAAGATATAAGGTAATGCCTCCCTCCAACCATTCAATTTCCAAAATTTTGAGTCTTTATGCGAATGAGGTTGAGGACTTAGTGGGCATAATCTTCAAAGTGTCAGCGTCAGATGTCCGATTTTTATCGAAATGGGAACAAGTGATTTTGATAGAAAACAATAATTGATTAATGGGTTAGCACCGAGTCactttgcttcatttattggtTATATATGAATCGGATAGTTtcaaaatcaaacaaaattCTCTTCTTTCTTTATCTTTGGGTTTGGGTGGTGGGCACTTTTGTCAATCGATGGATGCCTTGGAATAAAGGGTGATGGAGTAAAAGACCTTGGAGTTGATCATAAATTGGAAGTCATTATTATCCCACACAGCACAACAAGAAAGCGACACCGTTGAGGAGGACAAGTCGAATGCACATATTGAACAAGGCACTTCGCACCATTTCATAAAGGGATGCTATCGCATGCGCGCTTTTAGGGCTTCCTATTCTCCCCCACACATTCACTATCATCACGCCTATCCATCTCCATATGATTCAATTTAAATGGCACGAAAAAATTTGTAGTCTGATTTTTATGTTTTCGGTTTCGAATTGACTCGGATGAGATAAAATTCGATTATTTTCCGACGCGTTAGATTGATTATTTATCAGAAAAACTCTATGTTTTTCGAACAACTTGTAAacttgatttaaaattttaaaaaattattatgtgATCATTAAAACACATATTTGAACTCTTACTGTGTTTTGTTGGACGAATGTAGTGATGAAAACAGAGTGGGTCTTGGATGGGTTTGACCAACCCGGgttcaatattatatattttttttattacaacacaTGCAGGAAGGGGGATCAAACTCGGGGAAGGGAGCCATCTAATCTGACGGACGAGATCACTGAGCTACAAGCTGCTCGGTCtctcaaaatcatatatttgaTAGAACAAGTCCAGCAAATTGACGATTTTCAGCTGGTCACTTTCCGTCGTACAATTTGTGATGAAATGGATGGAACATTTGATAATTATAATCTTTGTATAAAATATAGTATCTCGTTAAGAATTTGATGTGGGTCTTAATCTCCATCTTTATCAAACCTTAATTATCGATAATATCAAATACTCctcattaatatttaatttattacaaTTATGCGTAGCCATGGTTTTTAGTTTAAGTGTAAAAACGTGGGAAATTCACttgtcaattttattttattttttatatttgatatttgtttagtaaaataaagattatcatttaatcataatatcaatccTAATTATAATCAATCAAACTaaacatattatgatttatgtaCAATTAAAATCACATATAATTACTTTAATTATGACGATATAATTTATCTGTATCATAATATCGTTTACACAACCTATGAGTTCACGATATTTTAGCTCATATAATGTGAAGGCAGCTATTTAGAAGCTTGACTATGTGACTAATGTCTAGCTATGTTTTCATGAGTTGTGtttctcataaaattaactcgTGAGATGATAACACAAAGattttttgatttaaaaatcaaCGGAAaaccaaatattttaatttataccAAAATCCACGGTGACAAAAAAACTATTTTCAAATATACAATGagttgaaaataataaatcaacttTAAGATATTTTCGATATGAGGTGATCTTGCTTTTTTTCCGAACATTCTTGCCTAAAATTTTACGAGgaaaaatacaagaaaagtCATAAAATTTCGTACTCTCGCGACTTCTTTATTTTCTATCCTCGTGATCAAATGAGACCTTTAATGTTTGACGATGTACAATGAAAAAACAACCCTCAATAATTGCATTGTTATGAGTGGGACAAATGGAATTTTTAAGTTCATAATTATTCCGAGTAACTCTCGACTGAAAACGTTAATGTAAcctttacttgtttttctttcttccttttttttaataaaatgacttcatttattttgacaagtttatagtttcattaatttattttgattttcttaGAGAAacattttttaacaattttattttttaacatgtgtTCAAATTTTGCCAAGAGACAACTCAACGTACGATCTTGCCAAGATGGGCTATCATGGTTACGTAAGTGGGGTTTTTTTTTAACGTGAAATTAgagtattttttaatttaaaataaaaactattattatttaatatttaattaaattgtattCCAATCATTGAGCATGATCTTCCCTTAGGATGGTACTAACTCACAGGTATACCAATCCTATCAGGTCCATACGGAAGCAATGacgttgttgtttattatttttattttattaatttcataaacaaataaaaagtGTAATCATAGATAATTTTGATTAGAAACATAAATAACTGAGCCTTTAAGAGGAATAGGGTTGATTATCGAAATGATGAAGGGATATAATTAAATAgtattttgtttatattatttttaaaccaaAGATAAATATAATAGTTAAAgtgatcaaatattttttagatAAGTAATTAGGGTAAAGGGGGCCCATGCATTTTGCTCGTAAAAGCATTTTATAGTTGCTATTTAGTTTGGACACCTAATCATGGTTTGGTAGTTGTTACCCACGTAAGTAGTATTTTTATCCACTCAACACATATCACGTGTGCTGAGTGATGAATCATGATCACTCATTCATACATCATGATTGAATGAGTAGGGGAGGGCATAAAACCCGAAAAACCAAAACAAAAACCGACTGAACCGAATAATTCGGTTTAAATCATTTGATTTTATCGGTTTTTCGGTCAGTTACGgttttaaaatatatgaaattcgGTTTTCGATTTTACTTCCCCAAAAAATCGAATAACCGAATCTGCCATATTATTGTAAGTATAGGAATTTTATGTATAATGTGTCATATTATTGTTAAGTAGAAGACTTTTTATATATGATGGGCTTATTAGGATTTAGAAACTTAGTATCATTCACCCTCACTTTTCAATCCGAtcgttttctcttctttttcaCCACTCACCAGTCggcgttttttttttctttctttttttctgtatatatttctttaattttttcctAAGATGATTGGAGTTTCATTCGAGTTGGTTAACACTTTTTATCTTTCATATTACTGAATATTCCGTTGGATTCATGCATTTTCCGTGTTTACATGCTTAATTAGTTATATATTGTTATTGTATTTGTATTACATATTTGTACACAACACAGTTTATCTATATAGAAGATTAAGTCCCACAAATTAAATGTTTGACAAATACTATGATTTAGGTTTTAATGGCATAAAGTGTCGTATAATTTTTTTCTCAGCAAAATTTTAGCTAACTGTATAAAATCGATCGTATAAATAGAACTGTATTACAAAAAaactgtgaggcccggggccgaagagggcgtggtgtgatcgccggtgccatgaggttgcacggacaatgagcggctcctggcaggcttctagggggagggaacatgaatgaaccgatcttacaccgaaaggagagggattccgaaactgtttaggtatgagactgtgcattTGAGGATGACTTAAACGATTTGATTaatactactcatatcaagaaggtgcatcttcttttcggtagctcatcacataagaactccaaagttaagcgtgtttgacttggggcaattttgggatgggtgaccccttgggaagtttCCTATGGTGCGTGTGAGTAAAGACATaaacacgctggaaagactcgtcttggtacagttaggacagtcgtcgaatatgGGGCGTTACAAAAACTGAAACAAACCTTGATAAAATAGTTTGGTTTTGGACTTAATTCAAAACCGAAAACCGACAAAAAGAACCGTTGTAAAGTAAAATCAGACCAAACCAATCGTTGCCCACCCCTATGAATGAGTGATCATAATTTATCCAATCAACAAACGTGCCACGTGTTGAGTGGATAATGATATTACATATCTGATTAACATAAACAAATCCCATAATCACTGCCATGGTATCAAATTTGAGCAATGGATAATGCCGTGCAAAGGATGATGCTGTTTCTTTTAAGCTAAGCAAGAAAAAAAAGTTAGGTATCCAAAAAAGAAAATGCTCTTTGCATCACAAAAGTTTTTATGTTGAGATGGTGGGATACTTTTTCAAAAGTGTATTTTTCTACCATGAATTTCAAGACTTTGGGAAGAgctattttaaaaacaaaacacGTCATGGGTCTATGGAAAATCATTTCTCTTATTGACGAAATCGATATTTAAAATGAGTCTTTTATCGCTAAACGTAAGGATCGAGTTCACATCCAGTGTTACAGGAAAAGCCACATCACCCATCAATAAGCCACAAAAGGGTGCAAGAGGCCACTTTCAATATGGGGTGGTGGTGGCACTTTGGAGGATCTATATTCACTCCGTCGCACCACATTCTCACAAAAAACAcactcattttatgattttggGGTTCTAAATAAGCAGCAAATGTTGAAAAAAATATCTTAAACATTATCCAATGGGGACGTTAtggaatatttattttacaCTATCATCTGTATTGTAATGAGAAAAGGATAAAAGGGTCAAAAGTTGAAACAAGTAGCCAcgattttcctttttcctttttttttttgagtcaaAGTAGccaagatttttattttatttctggaAAGAAAAGCAGCCAGATTTCAAGTGAATGAATGTAAAAATTGGGTCGGCATTGATTCTTTACAAAAACAGCAGCAACAGATGCCCCATTAATGATAACACAGAAATATTTAATCTCCATTCTGACCCAAACACTGCCACCCTCATCACTGGCATCAAGGCCATCTCACAGgagggagagagagagaggtaCTTAACCCAAAATTATTCCCTTTTTATTTGCCCTTCATTCATCTATTGTGCTGTTTTGAAAATGAaacattttcaagaaatttacTGTTGAGGTTCTTGATTAAGCTTGCTGCTTCATTCGGGGTGGTGGAAAATAATTTATCACTCTGTTTACTTCTAATTAATCCTGAGATTCTTGCTGGTACAGATTACAGAGTATAATAGAGTGTATAGCCCACCGTCAAAAGCTGTCTAAAAGCGAGAAATATAGATATGGGTTAGGCTAAAACATTGGTGGACTCACTCTTCTGAAGGCTATATGGCTTTTGGGGTTTAATGTGATGGAATTGGGGCGGTTGATTTGCAGGGTATTCAGGCGAAAGCAGAAGGAGCATATTATTCTGAAAATCGAGAGGAGTGTAAAGCAGAAAGTGGGGATATGTATTGATGAAGAAGCCACTGATTGAGATTGAGAAGAAAAAAGTATTTTGAATCAAAAGCTGGAACAAGAAAGTAAGCGGAGCAACAGGGGTCTGAGCCTGGATTCTCAGAGGAATCCTCACCATTATCTTTATCAAAGCCATAATCAAAACCAAGTTACATCAATCTTAAGAAATGTAGTAGAACAAGGAGAAGAGGAGGAAGAGGAGGAGAACCAGGAGAGCGCACTAAAGCACCACCGCCACCGCCACCGCCACCGCCGCCACCTCCACCATCTTGAACAGCCGGGACCATCCCATTTGCAATCCGAAGATCCTTTTGAGCAAAGTCAACTGCTTTATGGAAGATTAGAGCCCACAAACCACCACCACAACCAGCAACCAGGGCCGCCACAACAACCCCCGCAGCCACCAAAGAAACGTTCTTACTTCTCTTCGTCATCCGTGGAGCCTAATGCTGAACATGCGAGATTGGAAGAAAAAATGGAAGAGTGCAGCCATCACCACCAAACCTCATCGAGATTAGGCCCAAGAAACCCCGGCGGAGAGATAGTGGAGGTACAAGGCGGGCACATTGTGAGGTCCATTGGCAGAAAAGACCGCCACAGCAAAGTTTGCACGGCAAAAGGCCCCAGGGACCGCCGAGTGCGCCTCGCCGCGCATACAGCCATCCAATTCTATGACGTTCAAGACCGCCTCGGCTACGACCGCCCCAGCAAGGCCGTGGATTGGCTCATCAAGAATGCAAAAGCTGCCATTGATGAGCTTGCGCAGCTGCCTACCTGGAACCCCATTACCACCTCGGCATTTAATGCAGCTTTTGAGCAAGATGAATCCCAGGAAAAGCTCAAAGAAGACCAGAAAAGGCTCGAAGAAGAGCAGCAACATCGAGAGCTTAGTGTGCACCAGGGTAATTTGGTGATAACTAATGCTTCTGGCCCTTCAAATAAAAGGGCAATGCCGATGCTGGGAAGCGAAGACGAGCAGCAAAGGTTGCTGCAGAGAGGCAACACGAATGACCCTAATGCACAAAGTGTAAGCTTTTTGCCTCCCTCTTTGGACTCTGATTCAATTGCTGATACCATCAAGTCCTTCTTTCCAATGGGTGCTTCCGCACAACCTAGTTCATCAGATATGCAGTTTCAGAATTTCCCAGCAACGAATTTGATTCCAAGAAACAATGGACAAAGCCAAGATTTAAGGCTTTCTTTGCAGTCATTCCAAGATCCAATTTTGTTCCACCACCAAAGCCAGCGTACTCAGCATCATCAGAACCCCAGCCACCACACAGAACAAGCACATTCACAAGCGCAAGTTTTACTGAGTGGAATTCCACTGGGGTATGATGGAAGCGCTGGTTGGCCAGAGCACCACATGCAGCATGCAGAATTCAACCGCTTCCAGAGGTTTTCAGGTTGGAATGCTTGTGGAGATACTGCTGGTGGGAGTGGTGGAGCTGCCACGGCTGCAGGATACTTGTTCAATTCACCACCAGCGCCACAGCCGCTGCTGCAGCAGCTGTTAGGCCAAAATCAGTTTTTTCCACAGAGGGGACCCCTTCAGTCCAGTAACACGCCTTCGATTCGTGCTTTGATGGACCCGTCAGCAATATC is a window encoding:
- the LOC142526412 gene encoding transcription factor TCP4-like; amino-acid sequence: MEECSHHHQTSSRLGPRNPGGEIVEVQGGHIVRSIGRKDRHSKVCTAKGPRDRRVRLAAHTAIQFYDVQDRLGYDRPSKAVDWLIKNAKAAIDELAQLPTWNPITTSAFNAAFEQDESQEKLKEDQKRLEEEQQHRELSVHQGNLVITNASGPSNKRAMPMLGSEDEQQRLLQRGNTNDPNAQSVSFLPPSLDSDSIADTIKSFFPMGASAQPSSSDMQFQNFPATNLIPRNNGQSQDLRLSLQSFQDPILFHHQSQRTQHHQNPSHHTEQAHSQAQVLLSGIPLGYDGSAGWPEHHMQHAEFNRFQRFSGWNACGDTAGGSGGAATAAGYLFNSPPAPQPLLQQLLGQNQFFPQRGPLQSSNTPSIRALMDPSAISIATADHNQQQHHYPAVVPIYPSSMSGIGFATGVGGFSGFHIPARIQGDEEEHDGYSDKPSSASSDSRH